The following are encoded in a window of Oncorhynchus keta strain PuntledgeMale-10-30-2019 chromosome 10, Oket_V2, whole genome shotgun sequence genomic DNA:
- the LOC118364841 gene encoding BUB3-interacting and GLEBS motif-containing protein ZNF207-like isoform X1 has translation MGRKKKKQMKPWCWYCNRDFDDEKILIQHQKAKHFKCHICHKKLYTGPGLAIHCMQVHKETIDGVPNAIPGRVDIELEIYGMEGIPEKDMQERRRTLEQKQESQKKKQNQDDSDEDEDDDDAPGPSFVQQQLPAAQPQASYVPPMAQPGIPPGARAPGIPPGAYSGMPPMMPGHGVPPMMHGMPPGMHGMPPGMMHGMGGMMPPMMQGMPGMPPGMPPHMGHRPGMPHMAQVPTPAGMPRPSTAAPAAVSKPLFPSAVQMGSHVPNTITAFPSSTADSQSAASKPLFSNTPQAQQSASGAVPHSAPSTSSDPPKATFPAYTQSSASSSSSNPPSNTVAKPPATVTSKPATLTTMSATSKLIHPDEDISLEERRAQLPRYQRNVPRQGQVHMSAPPVAAVGGMMPPQQGMPPQQPGMRHPMHGQYGGPPQGMPGYMQGGMPPYGQGPPMGYQGGPPMGMRPPVMSPAGRY, from the exons ATGGGGcgaaagaagaagaagcagatgaAGCCATGGTGCTG GTATTGTAATCGAGATTTCGATGATGAAAAGATCCTCATCCAACATCAAAAGGCCAAACATTTTAAGTGCCATATATGTCACAAGAAGTTGTACACTGGTCCGGGGCTGGCAATCCACTGTATGCAG GTTCACAAAGAGACCATCGACGGGGTCCCCAATGCCATACCTGGAAGGGTAGACATAGAATTGGAAATCTATGGCATGGAAGGAATTCCAGAGAAGGATATgcaggagaggagacggacattAGAACAAAAACAGG AGAgccagaagaagaagcagaatcAGGATGACTctgatgaggatgaggatgatgatgatgctcCAGGCCCTTCGTTCGTTCAGCAGCAGTTGCCTGCTGCCCAGCCCCAGGCTAGCTATGTCCCTCCCATGGCCCAGCCAGGCATCCCCCCCGGGGCCAGGGCTCCAGGCATACCACCAGGAGCTTACTCGG GAATGCCCCCTATGATGCCAGGTCACGGTGTCCCGCCCATGATGCATGGGATGCCCCCTGGTATGCACGGAATGCCACCAGG CATGATGCATGGGATGGGAGGGATGATGCCTCCAATGATGCAAGGGATGCCTGGTATGCCGCCAG GAATGCCACCCCACATGGGTCACCGTCCTGGTATGCCCCACATGGCCCAGGTCCCCACCCCGGCAGGGATGCCCCGACCCTCCACAGCAGCGCCTGCTGCCGTCAGCAAGCCCCTGTTCCCCAGCGCAGTACAG ATGGGCTCTCATGTTCCAAACACCATCACAGCCTTTCCCAGTAGCACTGCAGACTCTCAGTCTGCTGCCTCTAAGCCTCTGTTCTCTAACACTCCACAA GCTCAGCAGAGTGCCTCTGGAGCTGTGCCCCACAGCGCGCCCTCCACCTCCTCTGACCCTCCCAAAGCAACATTCCCCGCCTACACCCAGTCCTctgcctcctcatcctcctctaacCCCCCTAGTAACACTGTGGCCAAGCCCCCCGCCACAGTGACCAGTAAGCCAGCCACCCTCACCACCATGAGTGCAACCAGTAAGTTGATCCACCCTGATGAGGATATCTCACTG GAGGAGCGACGGGCTCAGTTGCCCCGGTACCAGCGTAACGTGCCCAGGCAGGGGCAGGTCCACATGTCTGCCCCTCCTGTGGCGGCCGTGGGCGGCATGATGCCCCCACAGCAGGGCATGCCCCCGCAGCAGCCTGGCATGAGGCACCCCATGCACG gtcaGTATGGTGGTCCCCCCCAAGGCATGCCTGGCTACATGCAGGGTGGGATGCCTCCGTATGGGCAGGGCCCTCCGATGGGATACCAAGGAGGGCCTCCCATGGGCATGCGGCCCCCCGTCATGTCTCCTGCGGGACGATACTGA
- the LOC118364841 gene encoding BUB3-interacting and GLEBS motif-containing protein ZNF207-like isoform X2 translates to MGRKKKKQMKPWCWYCNRDFDDEKILIQHQKAKHFKCHICHKKLYTGPGLAIHCMQVHKETIDGVPNAIPGRVDIELEIYGMEGIPEKDMQERRRTLEQKQESQKKKQNQDDSDEDEDDDDAPGPSFVQQQLPAAQPQASYVPPMAQPGIPPGARAPGIPPGAYSGMPPMMPGHGVPPMMHGMPPGMHGMPPGMMHGMGGMMPPMMQGMPGMPPGMPPHMGHRPGMPHMAQVPTPAGMPRPSTAAPAAVSKPLFPSAVQAQQSASGAVPHSAPSTSSDPPKATFPAYTQSSASSSSSNPPSNTVAKPPATVTSKPATLTTMSATSKLIHPDEDISLEERRAQLPRYQRNVPRQGQVHMSAPPVAAVGGMMPPQQGMPPQQPGMRHPMHGQYGGPPQGMPGYMQGGMPPYGQGPPMGYQGGPPMGMRPPVMSPAGRY, encoded by the exons ATGGGGcgaaagaagaagaagcagatgaAGCCATGGTGCTG GTATTGTAATCGAGATTTCGATGATGAAAAGATCCTCATCCAACATCAAAAGGCCAAACATTTTAAGTGCCATATATGTCACAAGAAGTTGTACACTGGTCCGGGGCTGGCAATCCACTGTATGCAG GTTCACAAAGAGACCATCGACGGGGTCCCCAATGCCATACCTGGAAGGGTAGACATAGAATTGGAAATCTATGGCATGGAAGGAATTCCAGAGAAGGATATgcaggagaggagacggacattAGAACAAAAACAGG AGAgccagaagaagaagcagaatcAGGATGACTctgatgaggatgaggatgatgatgatgctcCAGGCCCTTCGTTCGTTCAGCAGCAGTTGCCTGCTGCCCAGCCCCAGGCTAGCTATGTCCCTCCCATGGCCCAGCCAGGCATCCCCCCCGGGGCCAGGGCTCCAGGCATACCACCAGGAGCTTACTCGG GAATGCCCCCTATGATGCCAGGTCACGGTGTCCCGCCCATGATGCATGGGATGCCCCCTGGTATGCACGGAATGCCACCAGG CATGATGCATGGGATGGGAGGGATGATGCCTCCAATGATGCAAGGGATGCCTGGTATGCCGCCAG GAATGCCACCCCACATGGGTCACCGTCCTGGTATGCCCCACATGGCCCAGGTCCCCACCCCGGCAGGGATGCCCCGACCCTCCACAGCAGCGCCTGCTGCCGTCAGCAAGCCCCTGTTCCCCAGCGCAGTACAG GCTCAGCAGAGTGCCTCTGGAGCTGTGCCCCACAGCGCGCCCTCCACCTCCTCTGACCCTCCCAAAGCAACATTCCCCGCCTACACCCAGTCCTctgcctcctcatcctcctctaacCCCCCTAGTAACACTGTGGCCAAGCCCCCCGCCACAGTGACCAGTAAGCCAGCCACCCTCACCACCATGAGTGCAACCAGTAAGTTGATCCACCCTGATGAGGATATCTCACTG GAGGAGCGACGGGCTCAGTTGCCCCGGTACCAGCGTAACGTGCCCAGGCAGGGGCAGGTCCACATGTCTGCCCCTCCTGTGGCGGCCGTGGGCGGCATGATGCCCCCACAGCAGGGCATGCCCCCGCAGCAGCCTGGCATGAGGCACCCCATGCACG gtcaGTATGGTGGTCCCCCCCAAGGCATGCCTGGCTACATGCAGGGTGGGATGCCTCCGTATGGGCAGGGCCCTCCGATGGGATACCAAGGAGGGCCTCCCATGGGCATGCGGCCCCCCGTCATGTCTCCTGCGGGACGATACTGA
- the LOC118364845 gene encoding uncharacterized protein LOC118364845 isoform X2 — protein MTLHLTGVWLLLIAHTVLVFCDMEFLERTQGDSIEFYCISAFNASKPIGLYLKRKWLQPNQEVLFMFTEQKPSFYGDVKERIHVTGDPSTHRVNVTLSQLKGTDTDLYYCEFVFPDASSVDQKIPSNMEFFLYVDNVDVSDNKMDVGLIETCAGGSAVLPCLAPYGSPSAMEGVCLKRRWGRAPVEVLFHSKRPSSSASFPSEERLHLGTGLGGLAYNLTLLKMQPEESAFYSCELLLPGRSDNSARLGRYVYFVSVQGVRCSCTGCTPLLYALSAAVGLLLMFLMALGVAHYGKTRGDRVKPQPHQASIYEEMVGVRPPNRNGKVSPSYHPRPPL, from the exons ATGACTCTTCATCTGACAGGTGTTTGGCTGCTGCTCATCGCACATACAGTGTTGG TGTTCTGTGATATGGAATTCCTGGAGAGAACGCAGGGTGACTCTATAGAGTTCTACTGTATCTCTGCGTTCAATGCCTCCAAGCCCATTGGGCTCTACCTGAAACGCAAGTGGCTGCAGCCCAACCAAGAGGTCCTGTTCATGTTTACTGAACAAAAGCCTTCGTTTTACGGTGACGTCAAAGAGCGCATCCATGTCACGGGGGACCCGAGTACTCACCGGGTCAACGTGACCCTCAGCCAACTGAAGGGAACAGACACAGACCTCTACTACTGTGAGTTCGTCTTCCCCGATGCCTCCAGCGTCGATCAAAAGATTCCAAGCAATATGGAGTTCTTTCTGTACGTTGACAATGTTG ATGTCTCAGACAACAAGATGGATGTAGGCCTGATAGAGACGTGCGCCGGGGGGTCAGCTGTCCTCCCCTGCCTCGCCCCCTACGGTTCCCCCTCGGCCATGGAAGGGGTATGCCTGAAGAGGCGGTGGGGCCGGGCTCCAGTGGAGGTGCTGTTCCACTCAAAGCGCCCCTCTTCCTCTGCCTCGTTCCCCTCAGAAGAGAGGCTTCACCTGGGCACGGGTCTGGGAGGCCTAGCATACAACCTCACCCTGCTAAAGATGCAGCCGGAAGAGAGCGCCTTTTACAGCTGTGAGCTGCTGCTCCCCGGCAGGTCCGACAACAGTGCCAGGCTAGGGAGATACGTGTACTTTGTGTCTGTGCAAG GTGTTAGGTGTAGCTGTACTGGCTGCACTCCACTGCTCTATGCCCTTTCTGCTGCTGTGGGGTTACTACTCATGTTCCTTATGGCCCTGGGGGTGGCTCATTAT GGTAAGACCCGAGGAGACCGTGTCAAACCGCAGCCCCACCAGGCTTCCATCTACGAGGAGATGGTTGGGGTGCGGCCCCCCAACCGGAATGGAAAAGTGTCTCCCTCTTACCACCCGAGGCCCCCCCTCTGA
- the LOC118364845 gene encoding uncharacterized protein LOC118364845 isoform X1: MTLHLTGVWLLLIAHTVLVFCDMEFLERTQGDSIEFYCISAFNASKPIGLYLKRKWLQPNQEVLFMFTEQKPSFYGDVKERIHVTGDPSTHRVNVTLSQLKGTDTDLYYCEFVFPDASSVDQKIPSNMEFFLYVDNVEDVSDNKMDVGLIETCAGGSAVLPCLAPYGSPSAMEGVCLKRRWGRAPVEVLFHSKRPSSSASFPSEERLHLGTGLGGLAYNLTLLKMQPEESAFYSCELLLPGRSDNSARLGRYVYFVSVQGVRCSCTGCTPLLYALSAAVGLLLMFLMALGVAHYGKTRGDRVKPQPHQASIYEEMVGVRPPNRNGKVSPSYHPRPPL, translated from the exons ATGACTCTTCATCTGACAGGTGTTTGGCTGCTGCTCATCGCACATACAGTGTTGG TGTTCTGTGATATGGAATTCCTGGAGAGAACGCAGGGTGACTCTATAGAGTTCTACTGTATCTCTGCGTTCAATGCCTCCAAGCCCATTGGGCTCTACCTGAAACGCAAGTGGCTGCAGCCCAACCAAGAGGTCCTGTTCATGTTTACTGAACAAAAGCCTTCGTTTTACGGTGACGTCAAAGAGCGCATCCATGTCACGGGGGACCCGAGTACTCACCGGGTCAACGTGACCCTCAGCCAACTGAAGGGAACAGACACAGACCTCTACTACTGTGAGTTCGTCTTCCCCGATGCCTCCAGCGTCGATCAAAAGATTCCAAGCAATATGGAGTTCTTTCTGTACGTTGACAATGTTG AAGATGTCTCAGACAACAAGATGGATGTAGGCCTGATAGAGACGTGCGCCGGGGGGTCAGCTGTCCTCCCCTGCCTCGCCCCCTACGGTTCCCCCTCGGCCATGGAAGGGGTATGCCTGAAGAGGCGGTGGGGCCGGGCTCCAGTGGAGGTGCTGTTCCACTCAAAGCGCCCCTCTTCCTCTGCCTCGTTCCCCTCAGAAGAGAGGCTTCACCTGGGCACGGGTCTGGGAGGCCTAGCATACAACCTCACCCTGCTAAAGATGCAGCCGGAAGAGAGCGCCTTTTACAGCTGTGAGCTGCTGCTCCCCGGCAGGTCCGACAACAGTGCCAGGCTAGGGAGATACGTGTACTTTGTGTCTGTGCAAG GTGTTAGGTGTAGCTGTACTGGCTGCACTCCACTGCTCTATGCCCTTTCTGCTGCTGTGGGGTTACTACTCATGTTCCTTATGGCCCTGGGGGTGGCTCATTAT GGTAAGACCCGAGGAGACCGTGTCAAACCGCAGCCCCACCAGGCTTCCATCTACGAGGAGATGGTTGGGGTGCGGCCCCCCAACCGGAATGGAAAAGTGTCTCCCTCTTACCACCCGAGGCCCCCCCTCTGA